A genome region from Sebastes umbrosus isolate fSebUmb1 chromosome 22, fSebUmb1.pri, whole genome shotgun sequence includes the following:
- the LOC119481614 gene encoding fatty acid-binding protein, intestinal-like, with the protein MEANGHSQSHGLLVLHHQLPSTHREPATMTFNGTWKVDRNDNYDKFMEQMGINIMKRKLAEHDNLKIIIEQTGDKFHIKESSTFRTKDIDFTLGVPFDYSLADGTEVSGTWEMDGDILKGKFTRKDNSKILTTTRALVGGELVQSYNYEGVDAKRIYKKQ; encoded by the exons ATGGAGGCCAATGGGCATTCACAATCCCACGGTCTGCTAGTGCTTCATCACCAGCTGCCTTCGACCCACAGAGAGCCTGCAACCATGACGTTCAACGGAACCTGGAAGGTCGACCGCAATGATAACTATGACAAGTTCATGGAGCAAATGG GCATTAATATCATGAAGCGAAAGCTGGCAGAGCACGACAACCTGAAGATCATCATCGAGCAGACCGGGGACAAGTTCCACATCAAGGAGTCCAGCACCTTCCGCACCAAAGACATCGACTTCACCCTGGGCGTCCCGTTCGACTACAGCCTGGCTGATGGCACTGAAGTCTCA GGTACGTGGGAGATGGATGGTGACATACTGAAAGGCAAGTTCACCAGGAAAGACAACAGCAAGATCCTGACCACCACCAGAGCTCTGGTGGGAGGAGAACTCGTACAG AGCTACAACTACGAGGGAGTGGATGCGAAGAGGATTTACAAGAAGCAATAA